One segment of Danio aesculapii chromosome 3, fDanAes4.1, whole genome shotgun sequence DNA contains the following:
- the rasd4 gene encoding LOW QUALITY PROTEIN: rasd family member 4 (The sequence of the model RefSeq protein was modified relative to this genomic sequence to represent the inferred CDS: inserted 1 base in 1 codon; deleted 1 base in 1 codon): protein MSLEVKEKTEVRLVFMGAAGVGKTALIKRFLQDSFEPKHRRTVEELHSKEYEVAGVKVTINIMDTSGSYSFXAMRKLTSKMEDAFALVYSVDDPESLEVVNRLREEILEVKEDKFTPIVVGGQIRRSAESERRVSADDVLAKVEMDWNNVSWRLQLKKTRNVMEVFRELLQQANLPSRLSPALRRRRETFPKDLSLRPPMNKTNSCSIS from the exons ATGTCTCTGGAAGTCAAGGAGAAGACAGAGGTGCGACTGGTGTTCATGGGAGCTGCAGGTGTTGGTAAAACCGCCTTAATAAAGCGCTTTCTTCAAGACAGCTTCGAGCCCAAGCACCGGCGCACTGTTGAGGAGCTCCACAGCAAAGAATATGAAGTAGCTGGAGTCAAAGTGACCATCAACATCATGGACACCAGCGGGAGCTACTCAT CAGCAATGAGGAAGCTTACATCCAAAATGGAGGATGCTTTCGCTTTGGTCTACTCCGTAGATGATCCTGAATCGCTAGAAGTAGTGAACCGGCTCCGCGAGGAAATCCTGGAGGTCAAGGAGGACAAGTTCACGCCAATCGTAGTTGGTGGGCAAATAAGAAGATCGGCTGAGTCAGAGCGCAGGGTG TCTGCAGACGATGTTCTGGCCAAGGTGGAGATGGACTGGAACAATGTTTCATGGAGGCTTCAGCTAAAGAAAACGAGGAACGTGATGGAGGTGTTCAGGGAGCTTCTCCAGCAGGCGAATCTTCCCAGCAGATTGAGCCCAGCGTTACGGCGGCGCAGAGAAACCTTTCCTAAAGATTTGAGTCTACGGCCACCCATGAACAAGACTAACAGCTGCTCCATCTCGTAA